One window of the Candidatus Margulisiibacteriota bacterium genome contains the following:
- a CDS encoding glycosyl transferase family 2 — translation MELKYVVSVFLISLQYLLFFFWIYWLFISLFGFGKPLKQKTYEPYNRFLLLVPAHNEERVIAQLLENLNNLDYPKTLYQICVIADNCNDTTADIARKSGATVIEHTYIPGEPKGKPHAIKYAVTHYGESLAQFDAVAFFDADNLVTLNYLREMNNHLLNGDRLIQCYLDTKNPDDNWITLSYATSYYYMNRSWQLAKSKLGLGNAIGGTGFCVETKLLVKIGWTVRSLTEDLEFTMQCLLEGVPAKWCHTARVFDEKPESFRASVSQRLRWVRGHWDVNFRYTHKLLWRAISKLDFLSFDGAVYLVNPGKIILNTVTSALLLASFFFKSHWFGLVFHWHVWLFILLFQFAYIGFAISTDSEKKINIIKSYMSMVVFNLSYIPLFFWALLTFTNKTWNPTKHTKSVDFKTISINGK, via the coding sequence ATGGAGCTCAAATATGTTGTTTCAGTTTTTTTAATAAGTCTGCAATACCTGCTTTTTTTCTTTTGGATATACTGGCTGTTTATCAGTCTTTTTGGTTTTGGCAAACCGCTTAAACAAAAAACATATGAACCTTACAATAGGTTTCTACTTCTTGTGCCCGCTCACAATGAGGAGCGAGTTATCGCACAATTGCTGGAAAACCTCAATAACCTGGACTATCCCAAAACGCTCTATCAAATATGCGTTATCGCTGATAATTGCAATGACACCACCGCTGATATAGCAAGAAAGTCAGGAGCTACTGTCATTGAACACACCTATATCCCGGGAGAACCAAAAGGAAAACCTCATGCTATCAAATATGCCGTAACCCACTACGGCGAGAGCTTGGCCCAATTCGATGCTGTAGCATTCTTTGACGCGGATAATCTCGTTACTCTTAATTATTTACGGGAAATGAATAATCACCTCTTAAACGGCGACAGATTGATACAGTGTTATCTTGATACTAAGAACCCCGATGACAACTGGATTACATTGTCTTATGCGACGAGCTATTATTATATGAACCGTTCCTGGCAATTGGCCAAATCCAAACTAGGGCTGGGTAACGCCATTGGCGGAACCGGTTTCTGTGTAGAGACAAAACTGCTTGTCAAAATAGGATGGACGGTACGTTCTCTGACTGAAGACCTTGAATTTACCATGCAATGCTTATTGGAAGGGGTCCCGGCAAAATGGTGCCATACTGCCAGGGTTTTTGACGAAAAGCCGGAAAGTTTCCGGGCATCGGTTTCCCAACGCCTTCGATGGGTGCGAGGTCACTGGGATGTTAATTTCCGGTATACACATAAACTACTATGGAGGGCCATAAGTAAGTTGGACTTCCTGTCTTTTGACGGCGCGGTCTACCTGGTTAATCCCGGTAAAATTATACTCAATACTGTAACTTCGGCGCTATTGTTGGCATCATTTTTCTTTAAATCACATTGGTTTGGACTTGTTTTTCATTGGCATGTATGGCTGTTTATTCTGTTATTTCAGTTTGCTTATATTGGTTTTGCTATTTCCACAGATTCAGAAAAAAAAATAAATATTATAAAAAGTTATATGAGTATGGTTGTTTTTAACTTATCGTATATTCCTTTGTTTTTCTGGGCGCTTTTAACCTTCACGAACAAAACCTGGAACCCGACAAAACACACTAAAAGTGTCGACTTCAAGACGATATCAATAAATGGTAAATAA
- a CDS encoding DUF2721 domain-containing protein, whose product MDLTLSTPGLLFASISLLLLAYTNRFLALASLIRNLIASYETHPRDSIPPQISNLRIRIVIIQYMQALGILSFFFCVLSMAFLFFNNNLFGQMSFGISLILLMASLLLSFIEISLSVRALIIQMDDITYHIHSGK is encoded by the coding sequence ATGGATCTTACACTTTCTACACCTGGACTTCTCTTCGCCTCAATTTCATTGCTACTTCTGGCGTACACTAACCGGTTCCTCGCGCTCGCAAGCCTTATTCGAAATCTCATTGCCAGCTACGAGACACATCCCAGAGATAGTATCCCGCCCCAGATCAGTAATCTTCGTATCAGGATCGTTATCATTCAGTATATGCAGGCACTTGGAATATTAAGCTTTTTTTTCTGTGTATTAAGCATGGCATTCCTGTTTTTTAACAATAACCTTTTCGGGCAAATGTCTTTTGGGATTTCACTCATCCTGCTGATGGCATCTTTGCTTCTCTCGTTCATAGAAATATCTCTTTCAGTCAGAGCATTGATTATCCAGATGGATGATATAACCTATCACATTCATTCAGGGAAATAG
- a CDS encoding GTP-binding protein: MNNVNINYKCPKCGNTGYETDEIRTTGGMSRFFDIQNKKFTAVTCNNCKYTELYKAESGLLGNIFDLFTS, from the coding sequence ATGAATAATGTGAATATTAACTACAAATGCCCTAAATGCGGCAACACCGGCTATGAAACCGATGAAATCAGAACAACCGGCGGTATGTCCCGCTTTTTTGATATCCAGAATAAGAAGTTCACGGCTGTAACTTGTAATAATTGCAAATATACAGAATTATACAAGGCAGAATCAGGATTGCTTGGTAATATATTTGATCTTTTTACAAGTTAG
- a CDS encoding four-helix bundle copper-binding protein, which produces MAKILELSDQIRECIGITKDCANTCTETQTYCLQLGGNHAELNHMRMLLDCTEMCNTCSDVMMRGSDYYQSICYTCAEICEWTAASCDQFEDMKMGMCADTCRQCANVCRQMSGKMGERSAA; this is translated from the coding sequence ATGGCAAAAATACTTGAGTTAAGCGACCAAATAAGAGAATGTATCGGTATTACAAAAGATTGTGCTAACACCTGTACAGAAACACAAACATACTGCCTGCAACTTGGCGGAAACCATGCAGAGCTAAATCATATGCGAATGTTACTTGATTGTACCGAGATGTGTAATACATGCTCAGATGTCATGATGAGAGGTTCTGATTACTACCAGAGCATCTGTTATACCTGTGCAGAAATTTGTGAATGGACTGCTGCCAGTTGTGATCAGTTTGAGGATATGAAAATGGGGATGTGTGCAGACACCTGTCGGCAATGTGCTAATGTATGTCGACAGATGAGTGGCAAAATGGGAGAGCGTTCTGCAGCATAG
- a CDS encoding DUF2164 domain-containing protein, producing MEIKLPEENKRKLISDVQGFFSKEYDEQIGIIAAEKVIDFFVSNLGTQFYLKAMDDIKAKLATVIEDIDADCYPLYKKLF from the coding sequence ATGGAGATAAAATTACCAGAGGAGAATAAAAGAAAACTGATTAGTGATGTGCAGGGTTTCTTTTCTAAAGAGTATGATGAACAAATTGGTATAATAGCTGCTGAGAAGGTAATCGATTTTTTTGTGAGTAATCTTGGAACTCAATTCTATCTTAAAGCTATGGACGATATAAAAGCAAAACTTGCGACCGTCATTGAAGACATCGACGCTGATTGTTATCCGCTTTATAAAAAACTTTTTTGA